The Candidatus Zixiibacteriota bacterium genome includes a window with the following:
- a CDS encoding Ig-like domain-containing protein: MKRLLIFSVVLILLMLFLSGCTDENNITNVLQTKSAIVGKVVNYEPGMTVSAWQAIEIKKVTVDNAGYFSIADLNPGLYEVRFFCPTGARKTIRDVEVKSSETTLLGEIMMIHMPWPFVESTPGDGLIKYPPLSSSIMLSSEELLDFGSLSTAIIFDPPIAGQWDMYHYYGDIYNYSFRPTPQLRAATHYHVNIRPNLRLFSGEEWSDSLTFSFDTDSLRLCSAMWHLYGETDTIAVDFRGSLIEFRYNSLLDPATVGGAIHIEPPIDFAAVPDDTPTSVILQINGGLVSGTRYLIIIDKSLKDIFGAAPVKGDTISFYTEKFEVEQRDYPSTLDNVSPRATNGLLRYRFSIPPDPSSARASISIDPPVDLHVSIERDYYGPDWLFVGAAQGLRPGTTYSLTIDSTLSAIDGTKIGTIETVLFEVQPLMVIRNGASNGYYSSDLDSIIDPGESFNYRIYLNADVDIDSFNLAASISPELPGFWYQRYEYDYSQRNPYLAFFPTGPINLAAEQTYTITIDGSVGLVMGAGFGEDLQMRLHINPVIITSLYPSPGTQNFGISNNIAVEFNAPMDHATTEAAFSMTTWDGTPVSGTFNWYYYDDDRRMIFYPTSYLTPLQTYKVNIATTARSQSGAYLKEAGYTFFRTEG; encoded by the coding sequence ATGAAACGGCTGTTGATTTTCAGTGTGGTTCTGATCCTGCTCATGCTCTTTCTGAGCGGATGCACCGATGAGAACAACATCACTAATGTCCTGCAAACAAAATCAGCCATTGTCGGAAAGGTGGTCAATTACGAGCCCGGTATGACGGTCTCGGCCTGGCAGGCAATCGAAATTAAAAAGGTTACGGTTGACAATGCCGGGTATTTTTCGATTGCTGATTTGAATCCGGGACTCTATGAGGTGCGGTTCTTCTGTCCCACCGGCGCCCGGAAAACTATAAGAGATGTCGAGGTGAAAAGCTCCGAGACCACTCTGCTGGGCGAAATTATGATGATCCATATGCCCTGGCCTTTTGTGGAAAGCACGCCGGGTGACGGTCTTATCAAATATCCGCCGTTATCGAGCAGTATTATGCTTTCCAGTGAAGAACTTCTCGATTTCGGCTCCCTCAGCACCGCGATTATTTTCGATCCCCCGATCGCCGGCCAATGGGATATGTATCACTATTATGGTGATATATATAATTACTCATTTCGACCGACGCCTCAACTTCGAGCCGCGACACATTACCATGTTAATATTAGGCCGAATCTGAGACTATTTTCGGGCGAGGAATGGAGTGACAGTCTCACTTTTTCCTTTGATACCGATTCGCTGAGGCTATGCAGCGCAATGTGGCATCTTTATGGTGAGACAGATACAATAGCTGTCGATTTCAGAGGTTCATTGATAGAATTTCGTTACAACAGTCTGCTCGATCCGGCAACCGTCGGTGGCGCAATTCACATCGAGCCGCCGATCGATTTTGCCGCCGTTCCCGATGACACGCCCACGAGCGTCATCCTTCAGATTAATGGTGGGTTGGTCAGCGGCACCAGATACCTGATAATCATCGATAAATCGCTTAAAGACATTTTTGGCGCCGCTCCAGTCAAGGGGGACACAATTTCATTTTATACGGAGAAATTCGAGGTTGAACAGAGGGATTATCCAAGTACACTGGACAATGTTTCCCCCCGGGCTACCAATGGACTCCTTCGGTATCGCTTCAGCATCCCGCCCGACCCCAGTTCGGCGAGAGCCTCGATTTCGATTGACCCACCGGTTGACCTTCATGTTTCCATAGAGCGCGATTACTACGGCCCCGATTGGCTTTTTGTCGGCGCCGCGCAGGGACTTCGCCCGGGAACTACTTATAGCCTGACCATCGACTCCACTCTCAGCGCCATTGATGGGACAAAAATCGGCACTATTGAAACGGTGCTCTTTGAAGTACAGCCATTAATGGTGATCCGAAATGGTGCCTCAAACGGGTATTACTCCAGCGATCTTGACAGCATTATCGACCCGGGAGAGAGTTTTAACTATCGTATTTATTTGAATGCCGATGTCGATATCGACTCCTTTAATCTTGCTGCCTCCATTTCGCCGGAACTCCCCGGCTTCTGGTATCAGAGGTATGAATATGATTATAGTCAGCGCAATCCATATCTCGCTTTCTTCCCGACCGGCCCAATCAATCTTGCCGCGGAACAGACTTATACTATTACCATTGATGGTTCGGTCGGCCTGGTTATGGGCGCCGGTTTCGGCGAAGATTTGCAAATGCGTCTTCATATCAACCCGGTTATAATTACGAGCCTCTACCCCTCTCCGGGGACGCAGAATTTTGGCATCTCCAATAATATTGCCGTGGAGTTCAACGCTCCTATGGATCATGCCACCACCGAGGCGGCCTTCAGTATGACGACCTGGGATGGCACTCCGGTCAGTGGAACATTCAACTGGTACTATTATGATGATGACAGGCGAATGATATTCTATCCAACAAGTTACCTGACTCCGCTGCAAACGTACAAGGTTAATATCGCCACAACGGCTAGGAGCCAGAGTGGAGCCTATCTAAAAGAGGCCGGCTATACATTTTTCCGCACAGAGGGTTGA